The Maridesulfovibrio salexigens DSM 2638 region CCCCAAGCGATACTCATCACCGTGGTAACAGCGGGAGACATCATCACTGACATTTGCCCGCAATTCGATGCCTTTTTCCTCGGCCTGTACCTTCAGCACGGAAAGCTGCTTTTCCAGCATTTCATAAAGATTGAAATCTTCGGGCCGAAGCTCCATCTTGCGTGCTTCGATTTTGGAAATATCGAGAATGTCATTAATGATATGCAGCAAGGACTCGGCAGCCTTTTTGACTGTGACAAGATAGCCCTGCTGCTCTCCGGTAAGATTAGTATTCAGGGTCATCTCGCTCATACCGATAATTGCACTGATCGGAGTACGGATTTCATGGCTCATATTGGCGAGGAATTCACTCTTGGCACGGCTGGCTTCTTCAGCGGCATCACGGGCTTCACAAAGTTCCACCTCACTGCGCTTACGCTCGGTAATATCCTGACCAACCGCAAGTACGCCCAGAGCACCGCCCTTGGCATCCAGCAGGCGGGAAAGAGACCATTGGATCATCCGTTCCTCGCCTCCTCTGGCGAGCACATAATTCTCCAGCAGCCGCAGGGGATTGCCGGAAAGAACAGTTGCAAACTGGCGGTTATGATCCGGCCAGAATCTTTCAGGAACAAAAAGTTCGTAATAATCCCGGCCAAGAACCTCATGCCGGGTTCTACCGAAAAGTTGCTCGGCCATGCGGTTGAACTCAAGAATCTTTTTGTCAGGAGAAAGCAATATGATCACGCTTTCTGCGGTCTTGACCAGTGAACGAAAACGGTAAGCACTTTCCTTGAGAGCTTCCTCCACCTTCTTTCTGGTGGTTATATCCTCAACAGAAGCAACAACTTTCTTGATACTGCCGTCATCTGAAATAATCGGCGAGGCGTTGATGGAAAGGAGCACCTTGCGTCCGTCCAGCCAATGAATAGCATGGCGGATATCAAGAACAGCATTGCGGATTTTCATTACGCGGTTGAAAGCCAGTCTTTCCTCTGGAAAGGGAGACCCGTCATGGGCAGTAATTTTCCAGATGGGATCATTATGCTGTTTGCCGATAATCTCTTCCCGGGCCACACCGTGCACCCGCGCTGCCTGATCATTGGCAAAAATAATTTTACCGTCATTATCCATGACGAGGATTCCCATAGGACTGGTTTCCATAATACTGCCCATGAGATCTCGCTCACGCTGCAATTCAATCTCAACTTTCTTTCTCTTGTCTATGTTCAGATAAAGAAAGCCGATAA contains the following coding sequences:
- a CDS encoding PAS domain-containing hybrid sensor histidine kinase/response regulator: MLRTLLFATLLFLPGCTDIFAEGWLSATLTELGAGNLDRILILGAAIIITVLLVFIGFLYLNIDKRKKVEIELQRERDLMGSIMETSPMGILVMDNDGKIIFANDQAARVHGVAREEIIGKQHNDPIWKITAHDGSPFPEERLAFNRVMKIRNAVLDIRHAIHWLDGRKVLLSINASPIISDDGSIKKVVASVEDITTRKKVEEALKESAYRFRSLVKTAESVIILLSPDKKILEFNRMAEQLFGRTRHEVLGRDYYELFVPERFWPDHNRQFATVLSGNPLRLLENYVLARGGEERMIQWSLSRLLDAKGGALGVLAVGQDITERKRSEVELCEARDAAEEASRAKSEFLANMSHEIRTPISAIIGMSEMTLNTNLTGEQQGYLVTVKKAAESLLHIINDILDISKIEARKMELRPEDFNLYEMLEKQLSVLKVQAEEKGIELRANVSDDVSRCYHGDEYRLGQIIINLVGNAIKFTEKGYVEVSVDHVGSFEEGAVLEFRVKDTGIGISEDKCEKLFESFVQLNAGYSKRHPGSGLGLAISRQLVEMMGGHITFSSREGWGSEFKFTVRLKSSVGECIETDTAFLDEGKNDKGLAARILLAEDNATNQLYIAHFLTEQGFEVETAENGLEALDLLDNSGPFDVILMDVQMPEMDGLEATKKIREQGNEIPIIALTAYAMEGDREKFLSNGMDAYSSKPVNIDELVQIIGKLVPRTKQ